A DNA window from Setaria viridis chromosome 2, Setaria_viridis_v4.0, whole genome shotgun sequence contains the following coding sequences:
- the LOC117844853 gene encoding SEC14 cytosolic factor, with amino-acid sequence MAAASEEAIKQFSALMEQLEEPLKTTFQNVHQGNLRGTLVRYLKAREWSVPKAHKMLMDCLNWRIQNEIDSVLAKPIVPPDLYRAIRDTLLVGLTGYSKQGQPVYAFGVGLSTFDKASVNYYVQSHIQMNEYRDRVVLPAASKKFGRQINTCLKVMDMTGLKLSALSQIKMLTMITTVDDLNYPEKTETYYIVNAPYVFSACWKVVKPLLQERTKKKIQVLYGSGRDELLKVMDYQSLPHFCKREGSGSSSDSLDGVDCYSYDHPFHQQMYNYVKQQSLKLDSVGPIKQGSLHVDVPSPGFEEVKIAETIESELHKLRGGNGLTHSFNRIKIEGP; translated from the exons ATGGCGGCCGCTTCCGAGGAGGCCATCAAGCAGTTCTCCGCGCTCATGGAGCAGC TGGAGGAGCCGCTCAAGACCACATTCCAG AATGTGCATCAAGGAAATCTGAGGGGGACTTTGGTGCGTTATCTGAAGGCCAGAGAATGGAGTGTCCCTAAAGCTCATAAAATG CTTATGGATTGCTTAAATTGGAGAATACAGAATGAGATTGACAGCGTGTTGGCT AAACCCATTGTGCCACCTGATCTATATAGAGCTATCCGGGATACGCTTCTTGTTGGATTGACAGGGTACTCCAAGCAG GGACAACCTGTTTATGCATTTGGTGTTGGTCTCAGTACCTTTGACAAGGCTTCG GTGAACTACTATGTTCAGTCACACATACAGATGAATGAATATCGAGACCGTGTTGTCCTC CCGGCTGCATCAAAGAAGTTTGGGAGACAGATCAATACCTGCTTGAAGGTTATGGACATGACTGGCCTGAAGCTGTCTGCGTTGAGCCAAATAAAG ATGTTGACCATGATTACCACTGTTGATGACCTTAATTATCCTGAGAAAACTGAGACTTATTACATTGTGAATGCACCATATGTTTTTTCGGCATGTTGGAAG GTTGTGAAGCCACTTCTACAAGAAAGAACTAAAAAGAAGATCCAAGTCCTGTATGGCTCTGGGAGGGATGAGTTATTGAAG GTTATGGACTACCAGTCACTTCCGCATTTTTGCAAGAGGGAAGGATCAGGTTCATCCAGTGACTCTCTGGACGGTGTTGATTGCTACTCCTATGACCATCCTTTCCACCAGCAGATGTACAACTACGTGAAGCAGCAATCTCTGAAGCTGGACTCTGTTGGTCCCATAAAACAAGGCTCACTCCATGTGGATGTGCCCTCACCTGGCTTTGAGGAGGTCAAGATCGCGGAGACCATCGAATCGGAGCTCCACAAGTTGAGGGGAGGCAACGGCCTCACTCACTCTTTCAACAGAATCAAGATCGAAGGTCCATGA